The following proteins come from a genomic window of Montipora capricornis isolate CH-2021 chromosome 9, ASM3666992v2, whole genome shotgun sequence:
- the LOC138016950 gene encoding DBH-like monooxygenase protein 1, protein MSVSIAKEETRRLRNFMKTLKIRLKLTLNCPRGESMRFTYTSCYFKDAFWRLNNEYALVTAQAEREVFSNKTSSFNWAAFTLRNDTAKGEGIRGPCKMFSFAFHVLLLEIISRHAFAVDVSFTNSFFASLDEDQNVKLYWNVSRKTKEIFFTVEANTLGWIGFGISRGQGKMQGADIVIGWVKDGKPYFQDRHADGYMVPDVDSQQDYELISLSEDNGKTIMKFKRKFDTCDTDDIKIKSGTTKVIYAYHPDDPSSESSIPRHSPANRGPRSVLLLNSAKKDSILPPDAKYFDIRHNKTAVPGDETSYMCVAFEIPKLNEAHHIVQIDPVIQAGHEGVVHHMLLYQCRDDVPEHHLNYTGRCYSSNMPPPLRQCSGSSTIFAWAVGGKEFYFPKHVGFPIGTPDSPKVVILEVHYDNPQEREGMIDSSGLRLYYTKQLRKYDAGMLFVGAAVDQSMMIPPKEKSWEFNGFCSEECTKEGLRNSKLPEGGINIIASGLHTHLAGREVIVRHIRNGLELLEIARDEHYDFNFQEYRLLDKEIHIAPGDSLITKCIYDTQDRNWVTKGGISTREEMCLSFLVYYPKVNFSKCVSWEKPAWQKWNNEYVKQNYSLLLKPSFWTKEVNQGLREAYRDTNEIYARCLARADIALPGLGYKETQKPLIKTPYKPKPSCDIVSMATRGVVPGSLGVLIAVFSLITFVH, encoded by the exons ATGAGTGTAAGTATAGCAAAAGAGGAGACCAGAAGACTTCGAAATTttatgaaaactttgaaaatacgcttGAAATTAACCCTGAATTGCCCTCGTGGCGAGTCCATGAGATTTACATATACCAGTTGTTACTTCAAAGACGCCTTTTGGCGACTTAATAATGAATATGCACTTGTCACTGCTCAAGCAGAACGTGAAGTCTTCAGTAACAAAACAAGTTCCTTTAATTGGGCAGCATTCACATTACGTAACGATACGGCAAAAGGTGAAGGGATTCGTGGTCCATGCAAGATGTTTTCGTTCGCTTTCCACGTTTTACTTCTTGAAATTATTTCGCGCCATGCATTTGCAGTTGATGTTTCATTTACGAATTCTTTCTTTGCTTCGCTCGATGAAGACCAAAATGTCAAGTTGTACTGGAATGTTAGcagaaaaaccaaagaaattttcTTCACCGTCGAGGCCAACACACTCGGATGGATTGGATTCGGTATTTCCCGCGGACAAGGAAAGATGCAAGGAGCAGATATTGTGATTGGCTGGGTGAAAGACGGAAAGCCTTATTTTCAG GATCGACATGCTGATGGTTACATGGTTCCGGACGTAGATTCACAGCAAGATTATGAACTGATTTCGCTGTCGGAGGACAATGGCAAGACCATcatgaaatttaaaagaaagtttGACACCTGCGATACAGATGACATTAAAATTAAG TCAGGAACAACAAAAGTTATCTACGCTTATCACCCCGACGATCCCTCGTCAGAAAGCTCCATTCCAAGGCACAGCCCTGCAAACCGAGGTCCAAGAAGTGTACTCTTGCTAAACAGTGCCAAAAAGGACTCTATTTTGCCACCTGATGCTAAATACTTCGACATAAGACACAACAAG ACTGCTGTCCCAGGAGATGAAACCAGTTACATGTGTGTGGCATTTGAAATACCCAAACTGAATGAAGCACATCACATCGTACAG ATTGACCCGGTCATCCAGGCAGGCCATGAAGGTGTAGTTCATCATATGCTGTTATACCAATGCAGAGATGATGTCCCAGAACACCATTTAAACTACACAGGCCGTTGTTACAGTTCCAACATGCCTCCTCCTCTTAGGCAATGCTCTGGATCATCAACAATTTTTGCTTGGGCCGTTGGGGGGAAG GAGTTCTATTTTCCCAAGCACGTTGGTTTCCCTATTGGAACACCTGACAGTCCGAAAGTCGTTATTCTGGAGGTACATTATGATAACCCTCAGGAAAGAGAAG GAATGATTGACAGTTCTGGACTCAGGCTTTACTACACTAAACAACTCAGAAAGTATGATGCTGGAATGCTGTTTGTTGGAGCCGCTGTTGATCAAAGTATGATGATCCCTCCAAAAGAGAAGAGCTGGGAATTTAATGGTTTCTGTAGTGAAGAATGCACCAAAGAA gGCCTCAGAAATTCCAAGCTACCAGAAGGAGGAATCAATATAATAGCTTCAGGACTACATACCCACCTGGCTG GCCGCGAAGTCATAGTGCGGCATATTAGAAATGGACTGGAACTTCTTGAGATAGCAAGAGACGAGCATTACGATTTCAACTTTCAG GAATACCGCTTACTGGATAAAGAAATTCACATCGCTCCG GGAGACTCCTTGATCACTAAATGCATCTACGATACCCAAGATAGGAATTGGGTGACAAAA GGAGGCATCAGTACAAGAGAGGAAATGTGCTTGTCTTTTCTCGTATACTACCCAAAAGTGAACTTTAGCAAATGCGTTTCATGGGAAAAACCAGCGTGGCAAAAATGGAATAATGAATATgtcaa GCAAAACTATTCGTTACTGCTCAAGCCGTCCTTTTGGACTAAAGAAGTAAATCAAGGACTGAGAGAAGCCTACCGTGATACCAATGAAATCTACGCAAGATGTCTCGCTCGTGCCGACATAGCCCTACCG GGTCTTGGCTATAAAGAAACGCAAAAACCGTTAATCAAGACACCTTATAAACCAAAACCTAGCTGCGACATTGTTTCCATGGCTACCCGCGGCGTTGTCCCTGGATCCTTAGGAGTATTGATCGCAGTTTTTTCCTTGATTACTTTCGTTCACTGA
- the LOC138016949 gene encoding melatonin receptor type 1A-like, whose protein sequence is MSSLELPHRSLAVIVVEASVCASMNIISIVGNVLVCLAVYRNPRLRSSMNLYIISLALSDLLCATVEMPAATTVLIAGHWKFGNVLCQFQGFVDVFVTAVSPVTMGLTAFNRYMRIVQTNRYNKIFSPLKSMIWLSCLWLLPALYFVISPVANWSKYAFIPGYAVCSITFSKSENRLAHYCCVFAFFFVLPFSVGVFSYYKIVLSIRQHKRAVVPSLRNSNGVRDGRISVREVDISCVLCYIAAGFLLCWIPMWAFIIWKRFFSTTAPRIAQQLVIVFLFLSSTINPFIYAATNSVFREEFRKLLFFWRVRRARCVTELGTEKGKDRRNKNDNQSSQALYVITSTSKL, encoded by the coding sequence ATGTCATCTCTAGAGTTGCCACACCGAAGTTTGGCTGTTATTGTTGTCGAAGCCAGTGTTTGTGCGTCAATGAATATTATCAGTATTGTTGGAAATGTCTTGGTTTGCTTGGCCGTGTACAGAAATCCCAGACTGCGATCAAGCATGAATCTCTACATAATTAGTTTAGCACTCAGTGATCTTTTGTGCGCGACAGTAGAAATGCCCGCAGCAACCACAGTGTTGATCGCTGGACATTGGAAATTTGGAAATGTGTTATGCCAGTTTCAGGGGTTCGTTGATGTCTTTGTCACGGCTGTTAGTCCAGTGACAATGGGTTTAACAGCATTCAATCGGTACATGCGAATCGTCCAAACTAATCGTTACAACAAGATATTCTCTCCGCTGAAATCCATGATATGGTTGAGCTGCTTGTGGCTTCTTCCTGCGTTGTATTTTGTTATATCTCCAGTGGCAAATTGGAGCAAATACGCATTCATCCCAGGTTATGCCGTTTGTAGCATTACTTTCTCTAAATCTGAAAACAGACTGGCTCATTACTGTTGCGTGTTCGCGTTCTTTTTTGTCTTGCCATTTTCCGTTGGCGTCTTCAGTTACTACAAAATTGTCTTAAGTATTCGACAGCACAAGCGCGCAGTGGTCCCATCGCTTCGAAACTCCAACGGTGTCCGCGACGGAAGGATTTCAGTTCGAGAAGTTGACATTAGCTGCGTGCTGTGTTATATCGCCGCTGGATTTTTGCTTTGTTGGATTCCAATGTGGGCGTTTATAATTTGGAAGCGTTTTTTCTCAACCACTGCTCCGAGAATCGCCCAACAGTTAGTCattgtgtttttatttttaagcaGCACGATAAATCCATTTATATACGCTGCCACTAATAGCGTCTTCCGCGAAGAATTTAGAAAATTGCTGTTTTTCTGGAGGGTGCGAAGAGCACGATGTGTGACTGAATTAGGTactgaaaaaggaaaggatAGACGCAACAAAAACGACAACCAATCTTCTCAAGCCCTTTACGTGATAACAAGCACAAGCAAGCTTTGA
- the LOC138016948 gene encoding uncharacterized protein DDB_G0286299-like yields MLRRNFEVFIYEEDYKEMCAHVLRKPNIETGGDLFGLWLDERKAVVQLALGPGKECKRTSTSFYQDVSYLAKVGSYLTKKEGVCHIGEWHSHHQLGLARPSGRDESTVWRNMPTYKLSRFVIFIANIEASSQNYKVNIGCFLFEMDSKGKRLLVRQGAFKILPSKNPFWQKKEVYRERRDGAENPEGDMFDVDIKDFTLVKGEKSPHVTMQRPRIKRNSPRADDPYAPPKKKGNGYGRFKGTETSGRSQMRQQPCDVHEKPSHRREREKNVAPDTNCENQKDRQRTVDDSRKGREKEHGIDGEKESQKNKNQLPTGSEESKEKGEEVKSGVISGAADQMGTSNHDNKEVAQQTKNGKKKDASTGDSEVQGEEKEGGRKRTEGGTPSTNEIEKKKEDEESTEDENEDTMQVQTKTEADNKQKNAEEGPSPVTQQPSPTNHQDSNVPDDGSKGDSAVQENEKQEERGRGESERPDAQEGEKETEEAGGKETPQDHERGENEGLKADAKENKTEIAENIQAEGKEIHDNDQPTNRSARDQGDDMKRDLKKAVKHNGLAEEKTLTLSKPSTKKEKKEKPEEKDEAWRKTSKDTADKAKDKPRGTKTETGETSRKRVEINLVLRNRSKPATDKPSPSGNKKAGSTKTPQAKAPAKKTPGTSSVSPKKKR; encoded by the coding sequence ATGCTGAGAAGAAATTTTGAAGTCTTTATCTATGAAGAGGATTACAAAGAAATGTGTGCTCACGTCCTGAGGAAACCCAACATTGAAACAGGAGGAGACCTCTTTGGTTTGTGGCTTGACGAACGGAAGGCTGTTGTTCAGCTGGCTCTTGGTCCTGGCAAAGAATGCAAGAGGACCTCGACTTCTTTCTACCAAGACGTAAGCTACTTGGCAAAAGTCGGTTCCTATTTAACCAAGAAAGAAGGAGTTTGCCACATCGGAGAATGGCATTCACACCACCAACTCGGATTGGCTAGACCAAGCGGTAGAGATGAAAGCACTGTGTGGAGAAATATGCCGACATACAAGTTGTCTAGGTTTGTGATATTCATCGCCAACATCGAAGCCTCTAGTCAAAACTACAAGGTAAACATTGGCTGCTTTCTGTTTGAAATGGACAGCAAAGGAAAACGCCTCCTAGTAAGGCAAGGAGCCTTCAAGATTCTTCCGTCAAAAAATCCATTTTGGCAGAAAAAAGAAGTATACCGGGAACGGAGAGATGGAGCAGAAAACCCGGAAGGTGACATGTTTGACGTCGATATTAAAGATTTCACGCTAGTTAAAGGAGAGAAATCACCTCATGTTACGATGCAACGCCCTAGAATCAAACGAAATAGTCCACGGGCTGACGATCCTTACGCACCTCCAAAGAAAAAGGGCAACGGTTATGGGAGATTTAAAGGTACTGAAACTAGTGGTCGCTCTCAAATGCGCCAGCAGCCATGCGATGTTCACGAGAAGCCAAGTCATCGACgggaaagagagaaaaatgttGCTCCTGACACCAATTGCGAGAATCAAAAAGATAGACAAAGAACAGTAGATGACtcaagaaaaggaagagagaaAGAGCATGGAATAGATGGAGAGAAAGAATCTCAAAAGAACAAGAACCAGCTTCCTACTGGCAGcgaagaaagtaaagaaaaggGAGAAGAGGTCAAGAGTGGTGTAATCTCTGGTGCAGCTGATCAAATGGGCACTTCGAATCATGACAACAAAGAAGTGGCTCAGCAGACAAAGAATGGCAAGAAAAAAGATGCGTCAACAGGTGATTCAGAGGTACAAGGTGAAGAAAAGGAAGGAGGAAGGAAAAGAACTGAAGGTGGAACCCCTAGTACAAACgaaattgaaaagaagaaagaagatgAAGAAAGCACTGAAGATGAAAATGAAGACACAATGCAAGTGCAGACGAAAACAGAGGCTGATAATAAACAGAAAAACGCAGAAGAAGGTCCGTCGCCAGTGACTCAGCAACCCTCACCGACCAACCATCAAGACTCAAATGTTCCTGATGATGGTTCAAAAGGTGATTCAGCGgtgcaagaaaatgaaaagcaaGAAGAAAGAGGAAGAGGTGAAAGTGAAAGGCCTGATGCACAAGAAGGCGAAAAGGAGACGGAAGAAGCAGGAGGAAAGGAAACACCACAAGATCACGAGAGAGGAGAAAATGAAGGTTTGAAAGCTGATGCTAAGGAAAACAAAACGGAAATTGCTGAAAACATTCAAGCCGAAGGAAAGGAAATCCATGATAACGATCAGCCAACCAATCGAAGTGCTCGAGATCAGGGTGACGACATGAAAAGGGATTTGAAGAAGGCGGTCAAACATAACGGATTAGCAGAGGAAAAAACACTCACTTTGTCAAAACCGAgcaccaaaaaagaaaaaaaggaaaagccaGAAGAAAAAGACGAAGCATGGAGAAAAACGTCCAAGGACACTGCAGACAAAGCAAAAGATAAGCCTAGGGGAACGAAAACAGAAACAGGTGAAACATCAAGGAAGCGGGTGGAGATAAATTTGGTCCTTAGGAACAGATCGAAGCCTGCGACGGATAAGCCATCACCTTCAGGGAACAAGAAAGCCGGGTCAACAAAGACACCGCAAGCAAAAGCCCCTGCTAAGAAAACGCCGGGTACCTCAAGTGTTTCGCCCAAGAAAAAACGCTAG